From the genome of Spinacia oleracea cultivar Varoflay chromosome 2, BTI_SOV_V1, whole genome shotgun sequence, one region includes:
- the LOC130467344 gene encoding protein MAINTENANCE OF MERISTEMS-like, producing MWVFRDIVGPNASRRFLRLILVCWCDTTITFHFPWGEMTITPEDYTALTNLSFTGRPVYISKDTVMPGGKYKGKGTPYSLLVDFLAEGRLSGASVRMYARVLYLLFLSSTILSKCSERVDPWQITLVSDLSELGSYCWGEATYGNLISHMGVVVLVLDGPDRPIRPISLCVVPRLIELWAFERLPFFVPRSGRVVEGYLVAF from the exons ATGTGGGTCTTCAGGGACATCGTGGGCCCTAATGCATCTAGGCGGTTCTTGCGCCTAATTCTAGTGTGTTGGTGTGATACCACCATCACTTTCCACTTCCCGTGGGGAGAGATGACTATTACACCTGAGGATTACACCGCCCTCACAAATCTGTCCTTTACTGGTAGACCGGTTTACATTTCCAAGGATACAGTCATGCC AGGTGGCAAGTACAAGGGGAAGGGAACGCCTTACTCCTTGCTGGTGGACTTTCTGGCGGAGGGCCGCCTTTCTGGTGCTTCTGTGAGGATGTATGCTCGCGTATTGTACTTGTTGTTCTTGAGTTCGACGATCCTGTCGAAGTGTTCTGAGAGGGTGGATCCTTGGCAGATTACGTTGGTCAGCGACTTGTCTGAGTTAGGTTCGTACTGCTGGGGCGAGGCAACCTATGGGAACCTGATTAGCCATATGGGTGTGGTTGTGCTGGTCTTGGACGGTCCAGATAGGCCGATCAGGCCGATTTCTCTATGCGTCGTGCCACGACTCATCGAG TTGTGGGCTTTTGAGCGCTTGCCCTTCTTCGTCCCTCGGTCCGGTAGAGTGGTCGAGGGTTATCTTGTTGCTTTCTAG